One segment of Gammaproteobacteria bacterium DNA contains the following:
- a CDS encoding CoA pyrophosphatase has translation MLPRKPWKPAAVLVPLVMHRLEPTILLTERTQGLLDHAGQVSFPGGSHEDRDADAVQTALRETEEETGLSHQLVEPVGYLDGYLTITGYAVTPVVGLVSAGFELKPDPLEVAEVFEVPLTFLRDPANRQVRQRRVGERELGYYLFEYHHHSIWGATAAMLVNFLQKLDRAEAA, from the coding sequence ATGCTCCCGCGTAAACCATGGAAGCCGGCAGCAGTGCTGGTTCCCCTGGTTATGCACCGGCTTGAGCCGACCATCCTTCTCACCGAGCGTACCCAAGGTTTGCTGGATCACGCCGGGCAGGTGAGCTTTCCGGGAGGCAGCCACGAGGACCGGGATGCGGATGCGGTACAAACGGCGTTGCGCGAGACCGAGGAGGAGACTGGCCTGAGTCATCAGCTGGTGGAGCCGGTCGGCTATCTGGACGGCTACCTGACGATCACCGGCTATGCGGTGACTCCGGTGGTGGGACTGGTCAGTGCGGGTTTTGAACTCAAGCCCGACCCCTTGGAGGTGGCCGAAGTTTTCGAGGTGCCACTGACATTCCTGCGCGACCCGGCCAACCGTCAGGTGCGCCAGCGGCGGGTCGGAGAGCGTGAACTTGGGTACTACCTGTTTGAGTACCACCACCACAGCATCTGGGGAGCAACGGCGGCCATGCTGGTGAATTTCCTGCAGAAACTCGATCGCGCGGAAGCCGCATGA
- a CDS encoding MazG nucleotide pyrophosphohydrolase domain-containing protein yields the protein MTTPRAGLLDGVPTDQPELACALELQQRAAQVGFDWNSLPPVLAKVREELGELEAEVTRGARRERMLDELGDLLFAVANLARKLGLDPQAALHSTNAKFRRRFAVVEQQLAQQGRRPQDASLAEMDAIWERAKHEQR from the coding sequence ATGACTACACCGCGCGCCGGTTTGCTGGACGGCGTCCCCACGGATCAGCCCGAGCTGGCGTGTGCGCTGGAACTGCAGCAACGTGCCGCACAGGTGGGTTTTGACTGGAATTCGCTGCCTCCGGTGCTGGCCAAGGTGCGCGAGGAGCTAGGTGAACTGGAAGCCGAGGTTACGCGTGGAGCCCGGCGGGAGCGCATGCTGGACGAGCTTGGTGACCTGCTGTTTGCGGTCGCCAATCTGGCGCGCAAACTTGGCCTTGATCCTCAGGCCGCGTTGCACAGTACCAATGCTAAATTCCGCCGACGTTTCGCGGTGGTGGAACAACAGCTTGCGCAGCAGGGCCGGCGACCTCAGGACGCCAGTCTCGCCGAAATGGACGCTATCTGGGAGCGGGCCAAGCACGAGCAGCGCTGA
- a CDS encoding DegV family protein, translating to MPQKIGLVVDSSCDLPRSFIEQHGVEIMPVLMRFGHMSFKDLRDPEQTMDFYRRFVADKNLEITTTPLSAKAIRDLFLDQLVLKYDRALVVTVSSNRSATFENATQASFMILSGYKERRRAAGLDEQFGLRVIDSKTLFTGPAVIVYEALRAIQGQEEFLFDKLRQHVESFSQHVQAYVVPQDLFYVRSRAHQKGDKSVGWFKYQMGSMLDIKPILRAYRGETESVANVRGYEHAVEKLFGMAIEAIERGLLSKVVCMSYAGNPDAVKSLPGYDAFIQCATSNKVETLLSVMSTSAGIHVGPGAFSLAYAAR from the coding sequence ATGCCACAGAAGATCGGCCTGGTCGTTGATTCCAGCTGCGATTTGCCGCGCTCCTTCATCGAGCAGCACGGCGTTGAAATCATGCCGGTACTGATGCGTTTCGGGCATATGAGCTTTAAGGACCTGCGCGACCCTGAACAGACCATGGACTTTTACCGCCGGTTTGTGGCGGACAAGAACCTGGAAATCACCACCACGCCACTGTCTGCCAAGGCGATTCGCGACCTGTTTCTGGATCAGCTGGTACTCAAATACGACCGGGCATTGGTCGTCACGGTCTCCAGCAACCGCAGCGCCACCTTTGAGAACGCCACGCAGGCGTCCTTCATGATCCTCTCAGGTTACAAGGAACGCCGTCGCGCCGCCGGCCTGGACGAACAGTTCGGCCTGCGTGTGATTGACAGCAAGACCCTGTTTACCGGTCCCGCGGTGATCGTCTACGAGGCGCTGCGGGCAATCCAAGGCCAGGAGGAGTTCCTGTTCGACAAATTGCGCCAGCACGTCGAATCTTTTTCGCAGCACGTGCAGGCGTATGTGGTTCCGCAGGACCTGTTTTACGTGCGCAGCCGTGCGCACCAGAAAGGTGACAAAAGCGTGGGCTGGTTCAAATACCAGATGGGCAGCATGCTGGACATTAAGCCGATCCTGAGGGCCTATCGCGGTGAGACCGAATCGGTGGCCAATGTGCGTGGCTACGAACACGCGGTCGAGAAGTTGTTTGGCATGGCTATCGAGGCCATTGAGCGTGGACTGCTCAGCAAAGTAGTGTGCATGAGCTACGCGGGTAATCCGGACGCGGTGAAATCGCTGCCTGGCTACGATGCGTTCATTCAGTGCGCCACGAGCAACAAGGTCGAAACCCTGTTGTCGGTGATGAGCACGTCGGCGGGCATCCACGTCGGACCCGGTGCCTTCAGCCTTGCTTACGCCGCGCGCTAG